The sequence GGATATACATTTATCCATAGTAAATCTTTCCCCAGTTTTCAGCGAATGCTCTCAAAAAGCCGACCTCTAGTGGCCGTTTACTTTCTGTTGCATTCTTTCAGAGACACTTCATTTTGCTTATGAATAAATCTATGTGGCCTTAAAATTTACATAATCCTTTCTGCACCAGGATAATAAAGTGTAAGAAAGCATTTGTTCCAAccgttttttctttcattgcttaaattttatttccaaataaattgtCTCTTGAAGTCTTGTTGATAAATAGAAGCTAACCATAATAAAGTTATCAGCCTAGGGTTATGTTATTGTCAGTCTGGATGGTGTGATTTTCTTGGGTTGATGTTGCCATCTTTCTGCCTCTCATGCATGGTAGCCTTTCTGTGAATTTTTtacataagaatatatatatgaagGGGTCCATACAAATGTTAGTTGCTGCCAAAAAGAGAGTTGTTTCCTTAGCAATAAACAGGTGGTTTTGCACCCGGCAATCAGTCCTGCTGTTGGTCTGGCTCTGTGTATATGGCACTCTGGCAAAATGAAATGGAGCAAAGCACACAAAGAAGACGGCCACCACAACGAATACTTTACCTTCCAGCTTTTTGTTGTTTCCGCTCTCCTTGCTTTTGGACTTTCTGTAAGAATTGTATACTTGTTTTGCGATCACCACATAAAACAGAAGCATTAGGACAAAAACGGTCCAGAAAATGAACTGGGATATGTTATTCACCACTTGGTGCCATTTGAGCCCCAGAGGACCCTTTAAGGAGGCGCACTTTCTCACAGACGACGGTGTGGCTTCCTTGTTGCTTAAGATCACATTTGGCAGAGAGGTGAGGTACAAAAGGAGCCAGACCAGGGTCGAGACCGTTTTTGCAAAAGCGGGTTTTTGCAcgaaatattttccaaaaggtCTGATGATCTTGAGGAACCTGTCAAAGgctatgaggcccagcagtatgATGCCCACGTACATGGTGGCGTAAAAGATGACAGCCGAGAAACGACACACGAAGGCTCTGAGCTGCCAGGGGCCGAGGTGGGCGTCGGAGAGGATTTTGAACGGAAGCGTGAGCGTCATTATCAGGTCGGCCGCCAGCGTGTTCTGGAGGTAGACAATGAAGGTGGAGGAGCTGGGGATGCGGACGAACACCCACAGGGCTGCGGCGTTCAGCAGGAGGCCGGCGAGGAAGACGACAGTGTAGGCGGCCGGGAACACCAGCTGGGCGACCCGCGTGTCTCTGGGGCAGCGCTCCGACCCGTTGAGGCCCTTCAGCAGCGTGGCGTTCATGGCTTCCAACGTCAGCTGCGACAGATAAGCACACACACCAAGTCAAACCACGAGTGTTTCCTGATTTCCACATGATGCTGCTTAAAAACAGACGTGAGGTTTGTAACATGTTAGCCCCTTACGTTCCTTCATCAGGCTCAACAGATGGGTCGAGAAGGAGCGTGTTGTCTCTGGCCAGAGTGCTCACGGCATGGCATAGGTGTGCGGCGTGAAAGCGCTGTTACCGTCCCGCCCTCCCGCAGCCCAGGAGCAGGCGCTGCCCTGAACGCCGCGGTGCAGCAAAGCCCCGGGGCAGGGCTCAGAACGCACGCCAGGCTGCTGCACCGTGGAGCTCCTTGTGCTCGTGGTCTGTGGTTTGTAGAGTGTTAACCTGAAGCCTTTTCTTCCCTGGAACATATTCTGTCTTTCCTAAGCAAGCCCACTCGTAATACAAATGAGAACTCACCTTCGAAGGGAGGCCGCCCGGCTGAGTGTCCTCTGACCGGGCGGGCATCAGGTCGGCTGCGAGGAACCGGACGCAGCCGGCACCCTGCTTTCTTATACTGGCGttccttcctcattttcttgTGCACTGTGGTCACTCAGACCTTCTTCTTGGGCAGACCTCTGGGAGATCTTCTAATAAAAATCCTCTCATTTCAAACTTAGGTCCTGTTAATCTACTATGACTTGAATTGGTTTAGTTTAGTTCCAGTtatctttacatatatttataacttTCTTGCAGTTTATCCTATCTACATTTTCAATGAAGTTTTTGAGTCCC is a genomic window of Equus asinus isolate D_3611 breed Donkey chromosome 21, EquAss-T2T_v2, whole genome shotgun sequence containing:
- the P2RY13 gene encoding P2Y purinoceptor 13 — protein: MPARSEDTQPGGLPSKLTLEAMNATLLKGLNGSERCPRDTRVAQLVFPAAYTVVFLAGLLLNAAALWVFVRIPSSSTFIVYLQNTLAADLIMTLTLPFKILSDAHLGPWQLRAFVCRFSAVIFYATMYVGIILLGLIAFDRFLKIIRPFGKYFVQKPAFAKTVSTLVWLLLYLTSLPNVILSNKEATPSSVRKCASLKGPLGLKWHQVVNNISQFIFWTVFVLMLLFYVVIAKQVYNSYRKSKSKESGNNKKLEGKVFVVVAVFFVCFAPFHFARVPYTQSQTNSRTDCRVQNHLFIAKETTLFLAATNICMDPFIYIFLCKKFTERLPCMRGRKMATSTQENHTIQTDNNITLG